A single window of Vigna unguiculata cultivar IT97K-499-35 chromosome 1, ASM411807v1, whole genome shotgun sequence DNA harbors:
- the LOC114178469 gene encoding protein SRC2 homolog, giving the protein MEPEQRSIEVKLISCKDLRAFNFFQKLTVYATVFIDSEDPKREMTEERRQRQRTLTHRESDGDGSNPEWNNYARFDLGKLSRSPRHSDYDDLFLCFEFRHDGVILGDKIVGECRVAFSDMIRDGAAGAARIVSYEVRSPEGKPNGVFNFSYKLIGFGIGIGNWGGIVSGMHSSQILQGRISGYPVLAPEDCACAPNRVQYPTCDIDNTCCYPTVALPVGCPVYPAAAPPPPVMLPSYGEFHFNYPQPSSPPPPVAYPYPPPPPPAVHAYPHFGPEAHPWLPGPYSERRW; this is encoded by the coding sequence ATGGAACCAGAACAAAGATCCATAGAGGTGAAACTCATCTCGTGCAAGGACCTCAGAGCCTTCAATTTTTTCCAAAAGCTCACAGTTTACGCCACCGTCTTCATCGACAGCGAGGATCCGAAGAGGGAAATGACGGAGGAACGGAGGCAGCGACAGCGAACCCTAACGCACAGAGAAAGCGACGGCGATGGCAGCAACCCCGAATGGAACAACTACGCGCGTTTCGATTTGGGGAAGCTTTCGCGCTCGCCGCGCCACTCCGATTACGATGATCTCTTCCTCTGCTTTGAGTTCCGCCACGACGGCGTCATCCTCGGCGATAAAATCGTCGGCGAGTGCCGCGTGGCGTTCTCCGATATGATCCGCGACGGAGCCGCCGGCGCAGCGAGGATCGTGAGCTATGAGGTTCGATCCCCCGAGGGAAAGCCGAATGGTGTCTTCAATTTTTCGTACAAATTGATTGGGTTTGGGATTGGGATTGGAAATTGGGGTGGGATTGTTAGCGGAATGCACTCGTCGCAGATTCTCCAAGGGAGAATCTCCGGGTACCCTGTTCTGGCACCGGAGGATTGCGCGTGCGCTCCCAATAGGGTACAATATCCCACGTGCGACATTGATAACACGTGCTGCTACCCAACGGTTGCGTTGCCGGTGGGGTGTCCCGTCTATCCGGCAGCTGCTCCACCGCCGCCGGTTATGCTTCCGTCGTACGGAGAGTTTCATTTCAATTACCCACAACCGTCGTCACCGCCGCCGCCGGTTGCGTATCCATATCCTCCCCCGCCTCCTCCGGCGGTGCATGCTTATCCTCATTTTGGGCCGGAGGCCCATCCATGGCTACCAGGCCCGTATAGTGAACGCAGGTGGTAA